In the Lysinibacillus sp. PLM2 genome, one interval contains:
- the cbiB gene encoding cobalamin biosynthesis protein CobD, translating into MQILAVIFGQILDLIIGDPPKWPHPIRWIGTLITFLTKRLNRGSARILKGALLSIIVVGSVTIITLAIVYIAYRTHTFVGIAVEALLIAIGLAQKSLKQAAMVVYEALEKNEIEEARTKLSWIVGRDTSKLDEPEIVRGVVETVSENTSDGITAPLFYAILFGAPGLWAYKAINTLDSMVGYKNDKYIQFGKFSARLDDVANFLPSRITGFIILLFTKNNTNLRFNKRFKLWLTDAKKHPSPNSGYLEAATAYQLGIRLGGYNSYHGITSFRAYMGEPLVSLNRTHIKKAIQQMYIASILFTIIIGGVFVAISYTWS; encoded by the coding sequence ATGCAAATACTCGCTGTTATTTTCGGGCAAATATTAGACTTAATAATCGGCGATCCACCAAAATGGCCACATCCAATTCGCTGGATTGGGACTTTGATTACTTTCCTAACGAAACGACTCAATCGTGGCTCTGCACGAATCCTTAAGGGTGCATTGTTATCAATAATTGTAGTCGGTTCTGTCACGATAATTACTCTTGCAATTGTTTACATTGCCTATCGAACTCACACATTTGTAGGTATCGCAGTGGAAGCTTTATTAATCGCCATTGGGTTAGCTCAAAAAAGTTTAAAACAAGCTGCCATGGTTGTTTACGAAGCCTTGGAAAAAAACGAAATCGAAGAAGCCCGCACAAAGCTATCATGGATTGTTGGCCGAGATACATCAAAATTAGATGAGCCAGAAATTGTTCGAGGCGTCGTTGAAACAGTATCTGAAAATACAAGTGATGGCATTACAGCACCATTATTTTACGCTATCTTATTTGGGGCTCCAGGATTATGGGCATATAAAGCCATTAATACACTCGACTCTATGGTAGGCTATAAAAATGATAAATACATTCAATTTGGGAAGTTTAGTGCACGATTAGATGATGTGGCAAACTTTTTACCAAGTCGAATTACAGGGTTCATTATCTTACTATTTACGAAAAATAATACAAATTTAAGGTTTAACAAAAGATTCAAATTATGGCTTACAGATGCTAAAAAACATCCAAGTCCAAACAGTGGCTATTTAGAAGCTGCCACAGCCTATCAGCTTGGTATTCGTCTTGGCGGATATAATAGTTACCATGGTATTACTTCATTCCGTGCATATATGGGGGAGCCCCTTGTGTCACTAAACCGTACACATATTAAAAAAGCCATCCAACAAATGTACATAGCTTCTATTCTATTTACTATTATCATTGGAGGTGTATTTGTTGCAATTTCCTATACATGGAGCTAA
- the cobD gene encoding threonine-phosphate decarboxylase produces the protein MQFPIHGANYTALYQRFDISQPETVYDLSENVNHFGPPKAVVDSWLSFIQEIRTYPHPDGEPLKSLLAKKHEIKLDQLLLGNGAAELLTFFALRFKGKRVLLIHPTFSEYKMTLEAAGALIEEIKITEIQNYELPLEEIKQAMQSAACLYLCNPNNPTGAIINRKILEEIINHGKTVGCEVLVDEAFMDWTDELNSVIYLVKQMKHVTVLRSMTKMYGIAGLRLGYIIGNSQLIEEMKSKLPHWNVNALAIKIGEICLKDTQFRNESIQFIQKMKQDIRAYLENRTCIVADSAANFLCFQLKEPDKTRDFYFYCLERGVVLRHTENYIGMDGKWLRMAIKGHEAMNYFKNVMDEWNG, from the coding sequence TTGCAATTTCCTATACATGGAGCTAATTACACTGCTTTATATCAACGTTTTGACATTTCTCAACCTGAAACAGTTTACGACTTAAGTGAAAATGTGAATCACTTCGGTCCTCCAAAAGCGGTCGTGGATTCTTGGCTAAGCTTTATTCAAGAAATAAGAACTTACCCGCATCCTGATGGTGAGCCGCTAAAGTCACTGCTAGCAAAAAAACACGAGATTAAGTTGGATCAACTATTATTAGGAAACGGTGCTGCAGAGCTATTAACTTTTTTTGCGTTAAGGTTTAAAGGAAAACGAGTTTTACTCATCCACCCAACTTTTTCAGAATATAAAATGACTTTAGAAGCGGCAGGCGCATTAATCGAAGAAATTAAAATTACTGAAATACAAAACTATGAGCTTCCATTAGAAGAAATTAAACAAGCCATGCAAAGTGCTGCTTGCTTGTATCTTTGTAATCCGAATAATCCAACGGGTGCAATAATTAATCGTAAAATTCTTGAGGAAATTATCAATCATGGTAAAACTGTTGGATGTGAAGTGCTAGTAGATGAGGCGTTTATGGACTGGACAGACGAATTGAATTCTGTCATCTATTTAGTAAAGCAAATGAAGCATGTAACCGTGTTACGTTCAATGACAAAAATGTACGGCATTGCTGGTCTTCGCCTTGGCTATATTATCGGAAACTCTCAGTTAATAGAGGAAATGAAGTCAAAGCTTCCTCATTGGAATGTAAATGCATTGGCCATCAAAATCGGTGAAATTTGTCTAAAAGATACTCAGTTTCGTAACGAAAGTATTCAATTTATCCAAAAAATGAAACAAGACATTCGAGCTTACTTAGAAAATAGAACGTGTATCGTTGCGGACAGTGCTGCAAATTTTCTTTGCTTTCAATTAAAAGAGCCCGATAAGACGCGGGATTTCTATTTTTATTGTCTGGAGCGCGGAGTTGTATTGCGACATACAGAAAATTATATTGGGATGGATGGAAAATGGCTTCGTATGGCGATTAAAGGACACGAAGCTATGAATTATTTTAAAAATGTAATGGATGAATGGAATGGGTAA
- a CDS encoding phosphoglycerate mutase has product MGKIEFYFVRHGETEWNKDGRLQGWLDSPLTNKGRESALRLSDFLQMLNFDAVYSSTSGRAIETARILNEQSLEIQMDKRLQEIQLGAWQGQYIQHILKEDGARYLNYCNEPDKYQPNGGETFDQVSTRMVEFLNHCISRYKNGRILVVTHAVAIRCLLLVIQNLSISQIWKTGEIEGTSVTKIIVENKEIRVEYIGRIFHNHLKM; this is encoded by the coding sequence ATGGGTAAAATAGAGTTTTATTTTGTAAGGCATGGGGAAACGGAATGGAATAAGGATGGACGATTACAAGGATGGCTTGATTCTCCTTTAACTAATAAAGGACGTGAAAGTGCACTTAGGCTCTCGGACTTTTTACAGATGCTTAATTTTGATGCTGTCTATTCAAGTACTTCTGGACGAGCTATAGAGACAGCAAGAATCCTAAATGAACAATCTCTTGAAATTCAAATGGATAAACGGTTGCAAGAAATTCAATTAGGAGCATGGCAAGGTCAGTACATACAACATATTTTAAAAGAAGATGGAGCACGTTATCTCAATTATTGTAACGAACCTGATAAGTACCAACCAAATGGTGGAGAAACCTTTGATCAGGTAAGTACAAGAATGGTCGAATTTTTAAATCATTGCATCTCTCGTTACAAAAATGGACGAATCCTAGTTGTAACACATGCTGTAGCGATACGTTGTTTATTATTAGTAATTCAAAATTTATCGATTTCTCAGATTTGGAAAACAGGAGAAATTGAGGGGACAAGTGTTACGAAAATTATCGTTGAAAATAAAGAGATTCGTGTCGAATATATAGGGAGAATTTTTCATAATCATTTAAAAATGTAA
- a CDS encoding membrane protein, translating into MRQYARNHNLKLILQHFAVMWVLTVVGVVFGMWLPSTIVIPLSFICMMLLFVAFFMRGVRLSNFILYLIPPLMGVMLFWITQFFIEWIGEDLVLTVFICTIIIFIGLAGIGLKLERDISDWASVLFAALFVLIVFSIVFIFFPVSNTFLLVLAGLFVLVFAVYTVFDFNMIRHNHVKDSDVVWMALNLYLNFINLFTNLLEVVARYRQ; encoded by the coding sequence ATGAGGCAATATGCAAGAAATCATAACCTAAAGCTCATTCTACAGCATTTTGCAGTTATGTGGGTTTTAACGGTAGTTGGTGTAGTGTTTGGGATGTGGTTACCATCAACAATCGTCATTCCATTATCTTTTATTTGTATGATGCTACTGTTCGTTGCATTTTTTATGAGAGGTGTTCGTCTTTCCAATTTTATACTTTATTTAATCCCACCATTAATGGGTGTAATGCTTTTTTGGATTACTCAGTTTTTCATTGAATGGATTGGCGAGGATTTAGTCCTTACCGTATTTATATGTACAATCATCATTTTTATTGGACTCGCTGGTATTGGTTTAAAATTGGAGCGTGACATTTCTGATTGGGCAAGTGTATTATTTGCAGCCTTATTTGTTTTAATTGTATTTTCGATAGTCTTTATCTTCTTTCCAGTTAGTAATACATTTTTACTAGTGTTAGCAGGGCTTTTTGTTCTCGTCTTTGCCGTTTATACTGTTTTTGATTTTAATATGATACGACACAATCATGTAAAAGACTCAGATGTCGTTTGGATGGCTCTTAATTTATATTTGAATTTCATTAATTTATTTACGAATTTATTAGAAGTGGTTGCTAGATATAGACAATAA
- a CDS encoding transcriptional regulator codes for MGSENRRSSELRRSMPLLPMSTVMQLTELSARQIRYYEEHDLIQPHRTEGNRRMFSLNDVDTLLDIKDMLEQGVNMAGIKKVFDMKKNPAVLAAQAKQELSDSELRKVLREEMKMAQGQQKPSLRQGDLSRFYQ; via the coding sequence ATGGGTAGTGAAAATAGAAGATCCAGTGAACTTCGTCGTTCAATGCCACTATTACCGATGAGTACAGTAATGCAACTAACAGAATTATCTGCTAGACAAATACGCTATTATGAAGAACATGATTTAATTCAGCCGCACCGTACAGAAGGAAATCGACGTATGTTTTCATTAAACGATGTTGATACACTTCTTGATATTAAAGATATGCTTGAACAAGGTGTGAACATGGCTGGAATTAAAAAAGTCTTTGATATGAAGAAAAATCCAGCAGTTTTAGCAGCACAAGCAAAACAAGAACTTTCTGATAGTGAGTTACGTAAAGTTTTACGTGAAGAAATGAAAATGGCACAAGGGCAACAAAAGCCTTCTTTGAGACAAGGGGACTTATCGCGTTTTTATCAATAA
- the glnA_1 gene encoding glutamine synthetase yields MSKYTKEDIKKIVKEKNVKYIRLQFTDILGTIKNVEIPVSQLDKALDNKMMFDGSSIEGFVRIEESDMYLQPDLDTFVIFPWTAEKGMVARFICDIANPDGTPFAGDPRSNLKRVLKNMEELGFTSFNLGPEPEFFLFKLDEKGEPTLEVNDHGGYFDLAPTDLGENCRRDIVLELEEMGFEIEASHHEVAPGQHEIDFKYADALTACDNIQTFKLVVKTIARKHGLHATFMPKPLFGEAGSGMHCNVSLFKGNENVFFDPSTEIGLSLTAMQFMAGVLEHVQGFTAITNPTVNSYKRLVPGYEAPCYVAWSAQNRSPLIRVPASRGLSTRIEVRSVDPSANPYLAMAVILESGLEGIRQQLTPPAPINRNIYIMSEAERKANGIDNLPAALDDALLLLEKDEIVKGALGEHIYENFKEAKEIEFDMYRTVVHPWEREQYMRMY; encoded by the coding sequence GTGAGTAAATACACTAAAGAAGACATTAAAAAAATCGTAAAAGAAAAAAATGTTAAATATATTCGTTTACAATTCACGGATATACTTGGAACTATTAAAAATGTTGAAATTCCTGTTAGCCAACTTGATAAAGCCCTAGATAACAAAATGATGTTCGATGGATCTTCTATAGAAGGTTTTGTACGTATCGAGGAATCTGATATGTATTTACAGCCTGATTTAGATACATTTGTAATTTTCCCATGGACAGCAGAAAAAGGGATGGTTGCACGTTTTATCTGTGATATTGCAAATCCTGATGGCACTCCATTTGCTGGGGACCCTCGTTCTAATTTAAAACGTGTGCTTAAAAACATGGAGGAACTAGGTTTTACAAGCTTTAACTTAGGGCCTGAGCCAGAGTTTTTCTTATTTAAATTAGATGAAAAAGGCGAACCAACTCTAGAAGTAAATGATCATGGTGGTTATTTTGATTTAGCCCCTACAGACTTAGGTGAAAACTGTCGTCGTGACATCGTGCTAGAGCTTGAAGAAATGGGCTTCGAAATTGAAGCATCTCACCACGAGGTTGCACCAGGTCAACACGAAATCGACTTTAAATATGCGGATGCTTTAACTGCATGTGATAATATACAAACATTTAAATTAGTAGTAAAAACTATCGCTCGTAAACATGGTTTACATGCGACATTCATGCCAAAACCTTTATTTGGTGAAGCAGGCTCAGGAATGCACTGTAATGTTTCATTGTTTAAAGGAAATGAAAATGTATTCTTTGACCCTTCAACAGAAATTGGTTTATCATTAACGGCTATGCAATTTATGGCTGGAGTTTTAGAGCATGTTCAAGGTTTCACAGCAATCACGAATCCAACAGTAAACTCTTATAAACGTTTAGTTCCTGGCTATGAAGCACCATGTTACGTTGCTTGGTCAGCTCAAAACCGTTCACCATTAATTCGAGTACCAGCATCTCGTGGTTTATCAACTCGTATCGAAGTACGTTCAGTTGATCCATCAGCTAACCCGTACTTAGCGATGGCTGTTATTTTAGAGTCAGGTTTAGAAGGTATTCGTCAACAATTGACACCTCCAGCACCAATTAACCGTAACATTTACATCATGTCTGAAGCAGAGCGTAAAGCAAACGGTATTGATAATTTACCAGCTGCATTAGATGATGCACTATTATTATTAGAAAAAGATGAGATTGTAAAAGGCGCTCTTGGTGAACATATCTACGAAAACTTCAAAGAAGCAAAAGAAATCGAATTCGATATGTATCGTACAGTAGTTCATCCTTGGGAACGTGAACAATACATGAGAATGTACTAA
- the lrpC gene encoding HTH-type transcriptional regulator LrpC: MTLKMKIDDIDRKIIVELANNSRLSMSELGRRVHLSSPSVTERVRQMESFGIIKKYTLEIDYEKIGLPIQCIIEATVKNGDYKKFKHYIESLSNVDFCYRIAGNACYMLKMQFENFSKAEEFIDTVNPYASTVTHFIFSEVQTDLKFDYSD; the protein is encoded by the coding sequence ATGACTTTAAAAATGAAAATAGATGATATTGACAGAAAAATAATAGTTGAATTAGCCAATAATAGTCGTTTATCAATGAGTGAACTTGGAAGAAGAGTTCATTTGTCCTCTCCCTCAGTAACGGAACGGGTAAGACAAATGGAATCTTTTGGAATAATAAAAAAATACACTTTGGAAATTGATTATGAAAAAATAGGGCTACCTATTCAATGTATTATCGAAGCAACAGTGAAAAATGGGGATTATAAAAAATTTAAACATTACATTGAAAGTCTATCTAATGTGGACTTTTGTTATAGAATTGCAGGAAATGCTTGCTATATGCTGAAAATGCAGTTTGAGAATTTTTCTAAGGCGGAAGAATTTATCGATACAGTAAATCCGTATGCTTCTACTGTTACACACTTTATTTTTTCAGAAGTTCAAACGGATTTAAAATTTGATTATAGTGATTGA